From the genome of Candidatus Cloacimonadota bacterium:
CGGAATCTTGCTGGTGCAGAACCATGGGTCATGCGGGCAGTTTGTGAGGGCTGCCCCTTCCCGCAATTGACAACGCCGAAAGGACGCCAGAAACGCTCGTCACAGATAGCGTCGCAGCTATTCCAGAACTCCGGATTGCAGGATTTGTACAGGATTTTTTTGAGTGGGCGGACGAGCTTGCCATTCTTGATCTCCCAAAAGAAATCCCCACCAAACTGGAAGTTTACACGATGTTGATCGATCGAGAAACTGCCTCTGCCCTGAATATATACGCCTTCATCGGTATCAGCAATTAATTCTGCCGGGCTTAAAGGCTTTGTTCCCGGCAAAAGATATAGGTTCGGAATGCGGTTGATGGGTTGGTCAAAATAGTATGTAGCCCGGTTACATCCACGAGAATAATTCAATCCAATTTCCATGGCGGTATCGCGGGTGGTACCGTATTCATTCAGGATGCCATCTTTGATGATGTACCATTTCTGACCTGGAACCCCATCATCATCAAAACCCATCGTAGCCATACCTTCAGACAAAGTATTGTCGCCCACGAAATTTACTATCTCGCTGCCATAGCGGAAGTTCTTCAACTTTTCGGGAGTGGCAAAAGATACTCCAGCAAAATCCGCTTCCCAACCTAATACACGGTCTAATTCCGTGGGATGTCCCACAGATTCATGCATGGTAAGTCCCAAATGGTTAGGATCCAGAATTAGAGTACGCCGCTGTTCAGCGCCTAAAGTATCGGCTTTTACTTTTATCAAGGACTCTTGAGCAACTTGTTTTGCCTTATCTGCCAGATTTAGCTCTTGGATCCATTCCCAGCCAACCGTTCTGCCACCTTCGTCAAATGTGCGAGATTGACTATCCCCATCGGCAACGGCTGTAGCAGTGATAATGGGATCGATATAGATGTAGGTAATATCCAATCTTGTGCCTAAAGTGCTGGCAAAAAGCTTCTCGTCTTTGTGCATGATGATGTAACTCATGGCTTGGCGAATGCCATCAAAGGCAAGCATATTGCGGTTAACCTCCATCAGCAAATCAACTTTTTCCGAAAGCGGTACCTCGAACGGATCGATCTTTACGGGGGTTCTGTAGGTAGCTATATAACTGCGTTCAGGTGCCAAGCAGAGTTTTTTATCCTTATTTACTTTTGCTGAAAGGATGGCTATGTCGAAAGCTCGCTTAACGGTTGCTAACACTGCTTCATCGCTGTATACATTATTGTGGGCAAAGCCCCATGCGCCATCTTTAAAAATCCTGATGCCGTAACCATCCACTACTTGAGTATCTGCGGATTTTAGGCTGAGGTTGCGCATTAAGATACGTTGGTCTGTGGTTCTTTGAATGCGGATGTCGGCATATTCTGCGCCGAGGCTGTTAGCCGCATTCATGGCAAGATCCAGATATTTCATATTCATCCTCCAGATTGCTTTGTTTTTAACAATAAACTCTGCTATTCAATAAATAAAACTTAACGGCAAATAAAGAATAAAACCTAATCTGTCAAGTTCTATCTGATTCGTCCAGATTATCTTGTGGCTCATCTGGTAAGGGTAAATCCGGTAAATCCCGCATCCGTTTGCGGCGCTTTCGCACTACGGCAAACATCACAAAAGGTAGTAGCGCAAAAATTAGTGAATTAAAGACCACAAACAGATAGATGTAGCCAAGCTTCTTGCTGTGAGATTCAAATCTTTTGTGAAAATCCCATAGCGATGTATGATAGCTATTTACAAATATATCAGCGAAGTGCGGTTTGTGGCTTTGACGGTATCTGTATGCTAATAGATTCCAGAATTCTTGCCATTCTTGGTGGTGATTTTCTTTCATGAAACGCACCGCCATGGCAGAGCTTAAGTAGAATCTGGGCCAATCTGCCCTGTTATCGGGATAGCGATATCCCATACGGAAAAGATCACTTTGGGGATTTATTAAGCTTTCTCTAAGATACATCAAAAACCTTTCGTAACCCAATTGATTGCTGAAATAAGTTGCCATACCCTCGTGAAACCAGAGTGGGGCACCGACAAATAACTCTTCCAGATACCAATGAATGTATTCATGAATAAGAATCTTGAGATAGTTCTGAAGAACTTGATCTTTGCTGCGAATGAATATAGCTCGCTGAGAACTACTATAGAAAGCATCGCTAAACTCCACTATCTCGGCATTACTTTTGCTGAGTTGCTGATAATTACGTTCTTCGTGAATAATATAGATGGGAACTTTAGCTTTGGGATAGATGCCAAATTGCATTTGCAGATCGCCTATTCCATTGTCAAGAGCTTTACTTAACTCGAGTGCCCAGCTACTCTCAACACGGTTGCTGTATAACTCGTGATAACTTGAAGAGGATATAAGCGTGTAAGAC
Proteins encoded in this window:
- a CDS encoding TldD/PmbA family protein — encoded protein: MKYLDLAMNAANSLGAEYADIRIQRTTDQRILMRNLSLKSADTQVVDGYGIRIFKDGAWGFAHNNVYSDEAVLATVKRAFDIAILSAKVNKDKKLCLAPERSYIATYRTPVKIDPFEVPLSEKVDLLMEVNRNMLAFDGIRQAMSYIIMHKDEKLFASTLGTRLDITYIYIDPIITATAVADGDSQSRTFDEGGRTVGWEWIQELNLADKAKQVAQESLIKVKADTLGAEQRRTLILDPNHLGLTMHESVGHPTELDRVLGWEADFAGVSFATPEKLKNFRYGSEIVNFVGDNTLSEGMATMGFDDDGVPGQKWYIIKDGILNEYGTTRDTAMEIGLNYSRGCNRATYYFDQPINRIPNLYLLPGTKPLSPAELIADTDEGVYIQGRGSFSIDQHRVNFQFGGDFFWEIKNGKLVRPLKKILYKSCNPEFWNSCDAICDERFWRPFGVVNCGKGQPSQTARMTHGSAPARFRNIRVGGSQ